A genomic window from Cryobacterium sp. SO2 includes:
- the recA gene encoding recombinase RecA gives MASAADREKALDTALAQIDRQFGKGSIMRLGSDERAPVETISTGSIALDVALGIGGLPRGRVVEIYGPESSGKTTLTLHAIANAQKNGGIAAFIDAEHALDPEYAKKLGVDIDALLVSQPDTGEQALEIADMLVRSGSIDLIVIDSVAALVPRAEIEGEMGDSHVGLQARLMSQALRKLTGGLSQTNTTMIFINQLREKIGVMFGSPETTAGGKALKFYASVRLDIRRIETLKDGTEAVGNRTRVKVVKNKMAPPFKQAEFDIIYGVGISREGSLIDFGVDQGIVKKSGAWYTYDGDQLGQGKENSRNFLLRNPDMANEIETKIKNKLGIGAEGKAAKKATDDAATAAAAAEAAANGLATGTDGAKVASIAPKAGARKGA, from the coding sequence ATGGCATCAGCAGCAGACCGCGAGAAGGCACTCGACACCGCCCTCGCCCAGATTGACCGCCAGTTCGGCAAGGGCTCGATCATGCGCCTCGGCAGCGACGAGCGCGCACCCGTCGAGACCATCTCCACCGGGTCGATCGCGCTGGACGTCGCCCTCGGCATAGGCGGGCTGCCCCGCGGCCGCGTCGTGGAGATCTACGGCCCGGAGTCCTCGGGTAAGACCACCCTCACCCTGCACGCCATCGCCAACGCGCAGAAGAACGGCGGCATCGCCGCCTTCATCGACGCCGAGCACGCCCTCGACCCGGAATACGCCAAGAAGCTCGGCGTCGACATCGACGCCCTCCTGGTCTCCCAGCCCGACACCGGCGAGCAGGCGCTCGAGATCGCCGACATGCTCGTGCGAAGCGGCTCGATCGACCTCATCGTCATCGACTCCGTCGCGGCCCTGGTGCCCCGTGCCGAAATCGAAGGCGAGATGGGCGACTCCCACGTGGGCCTGCAGGCCCGCCTGATGTCACAGGCGCTGCGCAAGCTCACCGGTGGTCTGAGCCAGACCAACACCACCATGATCTTCATCAACCAGCTGCGCGAGAAGATCGGCGTCATGTTCGGCAGCCCGGAGACCACAGCCGGTGGAAAGGCACTCAAGTTCTACGCGTCGGTGCGCCTCGACATCCGCCGCATCGAGACCCTCAAGGACGGCACAGAGGCCGTCGGTAACCGCACCAGGGTCAAGGTGGTCAAGAACAAGATGGCGCCGCCGTTCAAGCAGGCCGAATTCGACATCATCTATGGCGTCGGCATCTCCCGCGAGGGCAGCCTGATCGACTTCGGTGTCGACCAGGGCATCGTCAAGAAGTCCGGCGCCTGGTACACCTACGACGGCGACCAGCTCGGCCAGGGCAAGGAGAACTCGCGCAACTTCCTGCTGCGCAACCCCGACATGGCCAACGAGATCGAGACCAAGATCAAGAACAAGCTCGGCATCGGCGCAGAGGGCAAGGCCGCCAAGAAGGCCACGGATGACGCCGCCACCGCCGCGGCAGCAGCCGAGGCCGCGGCGAACGGACTGGCCACAGGTACCGACGGTGCCAAGGTCGCCTCCATCGCGCCCAAGGCCGGCGCGCGGAAGGGCGCCTAG
- a CDS encoding regulatory protein RecX, translating to MVHFEASPERSADRAGLAPVTYLPGASPTDQADAAADEAADEREHAEKMLLQRLRGRSLSVVEAEKLLRSTDIDEEAVQEILERFAELHYLDEEKLADQIMHSHHERKGLGRSGVAAEMRQRGLDAELIAEKLEEMPDDEAERATELALKRVQQLDRFDDATIDRRLTGFLMRKGYASSVVRDAVKAALASRRGSGRTSTVRFR from the coding sequence ATGGTGCACTTCGAAGCCTCGCCTGAGCGCTCCGCCGATCGGGCGGGCCTGGCCCCGGTGACCTACCTGCCGGGCGCCAGCCCCACCGACCAGGCGGATGCCGCCGCCGACGAGGCGGCGGACGAGCGCGAGCACGCCGAGAAGATGCTCCTACAGCGTCTGCGCGGCCGGTCGCTCTCGGTCGTCGAGGCCGAGAAGCTGCTCCGCTCCACCGATATCGACGAGGAGGCGGTGCAGGAGATCCTCGAACGCTTCGCCGAACTGCACTACCTCGACGAAGAGAAGCTCGCCGACCAGATCATGCACAGCCACCACGAACGCAAGGGGCTGGGCCGCAGCGGCGTCGCCGCCGAGATGCGCCAACGCGGTCTCGACGCCGAACTGATCGCCGAGAAGCTCGAAGAGATGCCGGACGACGAGGCCGAGCGGGCCACCGAGCTCGCGCTCAAACGCGTGCAGCAGCTCGACAGGTTTGACGACGCCACCATCGACCGTCGGCTCACCGGGTTCCTGATGCGCAAGGGCTACGCCTCCTCGGTGGTGCGGGACGCCGTCAAGGCCGCGCTGGCGTCCCGGCGCGGCTCCGGCCGCACCTCCACCGTGCGATTCCGCTGA
- the miaB gene encoding tRNA (N6-isopentenyl adenosine(37)-C2)-methylthiotransferase MiaB, which produces MSSVTAPSLATPSSLDPSPHATTVIAPSSAARDDEGRARTYEVRTFGCQMNVHDSERLSGSLEAAGYVSADGAEADIVVINTCAVRENADNKLYGNLGYLASVKRKHAGMQIAVGGCLAQKDKATILAKAPWVDVVFGTHNMGSLPSLLERARHNGEAQLEILESLETFPSTLPTKRDSSYSGWVSISVGCNNTCTFCIVPALRGKEKDRRPGEILAEIQALVDDGAIEVTLLGQNVNSYGVEFGDRLAFGKLLRAAGQIQGLERIRFTSPHPAAFTDDVIDAMAETPAVMPQLHMPLQSGSDRVLKAMRRSYRSTKFLGILERVRAQMPDAAISTDIIVGFPGETEEDFLETMRVVEESRFATAFTFQYSIRPGTPAATMADQVPKAVVQDRYERLIALQERISWEENRKVIGREVELLVANGEGRKDADTHRLSGRAPDSRLVHFDVPAGSELPRPGDMVTVTVTQAAPFHLIADSLDGTPLRIRRTIAGDAWDRAQAESCGVPTPAGSTSGAVSLGLPTLRVGPAGLNLSNLNQHGGATTIPIYPVDDAER; this is translated from the coding sequence ATGAGCAGCGTCACCGCACCGTCCCTCGCCACTCCGTCGTCCCTCGACCCGTCGCCGCATGCGACCACGGTGATCGCGCCGTCGTCGGCGGCGAGGGACGACGAGGGCCGGGCGCGCACCTACGAGGTGCGCACCTTCGGCTGCCAGATGAACGTGCACGACTCCGAACGGCTCAGCGGGTCGCTCGAAGCGGCCGGCTACGTGTCCGCGGACGGCGCCGAGGCCGACATCGTCGTGATCAACACCTGCGCGGTGCGGGAGAACGCCGACAACAAGCTCTACGGCAACCTGGGCTACCTGGCCTCGGTGAAGCGCAAGCATGCCGGCATGCAGATCGCCGTCGGCGGCTGCCTCGCCCAGAAGGACAAGGCCACCATCCTGGCCAAGGCACCCTGGGTAGACGTGGTCTTCGGCACCCACAACATGGGCTCCCTGCCCAGCCTGCTCGAACGAGCCCGCCACAACGGCGAGGCCCAGCTCGAGATCCTCGAATCCCTGGAGACCTTCCCCTCCACCCTGCCCACCAAGCGCGACTCCAGCTACAGCGGCTGGGTCTCCATCTCGGTCGGCTGCAACAACACCTGCACCTTCTGCATCGTGCCCGCCCTCCGCGGCAAGGAGAAGGACCGCCGCCCCGGCGAGATCCTCGCCGAGATCCAGGCCCTCGTCGACGACGGCGCCATCGAGGTCACCCTGCTCGGCCAGAACGTCAACTCCTACGGCGTCGAGTTCGGCGACCGGCTCGCCTTCGGCAAGCTGCTGCGCGCGGCCGGGCAGATCCAGGGCCTGGAGCGCATCCGCTTCACCAGCCCGCACCCGGCCGCCTTCACCGACGACGTCATCGACGCCATGGCCGAGACCCCCGCCGTGATGCCGCAGCTGCACATGCCGTTGCAGTCCGGCTCCGACCGGGTGCTCAAGGCGATGCGCCGCTCGTACCGGTCCACCAAGTTCCTCGGCATCCTCGAACGGGTGCGCGCCCAGATGCCCGACGCCGCGATCAGCACCGACATCATCGTCGGCTTCCCCGGCGAGACCGAGGAGGACTTCCTCGAGACCATGCGGGTCGTCGAGGAATCCAGGTTCGCCACCGCGTTCACCTTCCAGTACTCCATCCGCCCGGGCACCCCCGCCGCCACCATGGCCGACCAGGTGCCCAAGGCCGTGGTGCAGGACCGCTACGAGCGCCTCATCGCGTTGCAGGAGCGCATCTCCTGGGAAGAGAACCGCAAGGTCATCGGCCGCGAGGTCGAACTCCTCGTCGCTAACGGCGAAGGCCGCAAGGACGCCGATACCCACCGGCTCAGCGGACGCGCACCCGACAGCCGCCTGGTGCACTTCGACGTGCCAGCCGGCTCCGAGCTTCCCCGCCCCGGCGACATGGTCACCGTCACGGTCACCCAGGCCGCCCCCTTCCACCTCATCGCCGACTCCCTCGACGGCACCCCCTTGCGCATCCGCCGCACCATCGCCGGCGACGCCTGGGACCGCGCGCAGGCCGAGTCCTGCGGCGTGCCCACCCCGGCCGGCTCCACGAGCGGTGCCGTCTCCCTCGGACTGCCGACCCTGCGCGTGGGCCCCGCCGGCCTGAACCTCAGCAACCTCAACCAGCACGGCGGCGCCACGACGATCCCGATCTACCCCGTCGACGACGCGGAACGCTAG
- the miaA gene encoding tRNA (adenosine(37)-N6)-dimethylallyltransferase MiaA, with product MLVVIVGPTGTGKSELSLDLAEQLISAGQPAEIVNADAMQLYRGMDIGTAKLPVAERRGVPHHLLDVLGVADEATVARYQVDARAAITDITERGAVPILVGGSGLYVSSVVYDFQFPGTDPVLRARLEAELVEQGPGLLYERLKAVDPESAARIGASNGRRLVRALEVVELTGAPHVAVLPGDPVYWMPAVTLGLRLPREILTPRLDARVERMWAAGLVDEVRGLLPAGLEAGVTASRAIGYAQALGQLRGTHSQAEAVEATQQLTRRYARRQVSWFKRDPHTHWIDADDTDRVAQAARHLP from the coding sequence GTGCTCGTCGTCATCGTCGGTCCGACCGGCACCGGCAAGTCCGAGCTCTCCCTCGACCTCGCCGAGCAGCTCATCTCGGCCGGCCAGCCGGCCGAGATCGTGAACGCGGATGCCATGCAGCTGTACCGCGGCATGGACATCGGCACCGCCAAGCTGCCGGTGGCCGAACGCCGCGGGGTGCCACACCACCTCCTGGACGTTCTCGGCGTGGCAGACGAGGCCACGGTCGCGCGCTACCAGGTGGACGCCAGGGCGGCCATCACCGACATCACCGAGCGCGGCGCGGTGCCGATCCTGGTCGGCGGCTCCGGTCTGTACGTGTCCTCGGTCGTCTACGATTTCCAGTTCCCCGGCACCGACCCGGTGCTGCGCGCCCGCCTCGAGGCCGAGCTCGTTGAGCAGGGCCCCGGCCTGCTCTACGAACGGCTCAAGGCCGTCGACCCGGAGTCGGCCGCCCGCATCGGCGCGAGCAACGGCCGCCGGCTGGTGCGCGCACTCGAGGTCGTCGAACTCACCGGTGCCCCGCATGTCGCCGTGCTGCCCGGCGACCCGGTCTACTGGATGCCCGCGGTGACCCTGGGGCTGCGACTGCCCCGCGAGATTCTCACCCCCCGGCTCGATGCCAGGGTCGAGCGAATGTGGGCGGCCGGCCTGGTCGACGAGGTACGTGGCCTGCTCCCCGCAGGCCTGGAAGCCGGTGTCACGGCCAGCCGCGCGATCGGCTACGCCCAGGCGCTCGGCCAGCTGCGCGGCACGCACAGTCAGGCCGAGGCCGTCGAGGCCACCCAGCAGCTCACCCGCCGCTATGCCCGCCGGCAGGTCAGCTGGTTCAAGCGCGACCCGCACACCCACTGGATCGACGCCGACGACACCGACCGCGTCGCCCAGGCCGCCCGTCACCTGCCCTGA
- the dapF gene encoding diaminopimelate epimerase: MSIDLHFTKGHGTGNDFVLFADPDGLLTLTPEQIQSVCERRFGVGADGIIRAVRSANLDAGAAALAEDDTAEWFMDYWNADGTVSEMCGNGIRVYTRFLLEQGLVELGPGETLPIGTRSGVRDVQRNATGYQVDLGRWRLEPGETLVRAKNLAVARPGLGINVGNPHVVVALADADELESADLTFIPQLDPEPADGANVEFVLPHDPLVVDGVGRIRMRVHERGSGETLSCGTGAVAAALATRHWAGKGAPNQWRVEVPGGVLGVRMFPTEDGEHVSLSGPATLVFDGTLTLA, from the coding sequence ATGAGCATCGATCTCCACTTCACCAAGGGTCACGGCACCGGCAACGACTTCGTGCTCTTCGCCGACCCGGACGGCCTGCTCACCCTGACCCCCGAGCAGATCCAGAGCGTCTGCGAACGCCGGTTCGGCGTCGGCGCCGACGGGATCATCCGGGCCGTGCGGTCGGCCAACCTGGACGCGGGCGCCGCGGCCCTCGCCGAGGACGACACCGCCGAGTGGTTCATGGACTACTGGAACGCCGACGGCACGGTCTCGGAGATGTGCGGCAACGGCATCCGCGTGTACACCCGTTTTCTGCTCGAGCAGGGCCTCGTGGAGCTCGGACCGGGCGAGACCCTGCCCATCGGCACCAGGAGCGGCGTGCGCGACGTGCAGCGGAACGCCACCGGCTACCAGGTGGACCTGGGCCGCTGGCGGCTGGAGCCGGGGGAGACCCTGGTGCGCGCCAAGAACCTCGCCGTGGCGAGGCCGGGCCTGGGCATCAACGTGGGCAACCCGCACGTGGTGGTGGCCCTCGCCGACGCCGACGAGCTCGAGAGCGCCGACCTCACCTTCATTCCGCAGCTGGACCCCGAGCCCGCCGACGGCGCCAACGTGGAGTTCGTGCTGCCGCACGACCCGCTGGTTGTCGACGGTGTCGGCCGCATCCGCATGCGCGTGCACGAACGCGGCAGCGGAGAAACCCTCTCCTGCGGCACCGGTGCCGTCGCCGCCGCCCTGGCCACCCGGCACTGGGCCGGCAAGGGTGCTCCGAACCAGTGGCGCGTCGAAGTCCCCGGCGGTGTCCTGGGCGTGCGCATGTTCCCCACCGAAGACGGCGAGCACGTCTCCCTCTCCGGCCCCGCGACCCTGGTCTTCGACGGCACCCTCACCCTGGCCTAA
- a CDS encoding methyltransferase — protein sequence MASEHYFSSAPGSDLKLRQITVKIAGQIREVTTANAIFSPEHIDTGTKVLMREAPLPSGGGDVLDLGCGWGPISLHLALADPSATVWAVDVNERALDLVRMNAANLGLTNINAVLPADVPDTVAFAGIWSNPPIRVGKAELHSMLEHWLPRLTPGTDAWLVVQRNLGSDSLQRWLAEEFPGQPGALEVSRYATDKGFRILQAHKPE from the coding sequence ATGGCTTCCGAACACTATTTCTCGTCGGCTCCGGGCAGCGACCTGAAATTGCGGCAGATCACCGTGAAGATCGCCGGCCAGATCCGCGAGGTCACCACCGCGAACGCGATTTTCTCCCCCGAACACATCGACACCGGCACCAAGGTGCTGATGCGCGAAGCTCCGCTGCCCTCCGGCGGCGGGGATGTGCTCGACCTCGGCTGCGGCTGGGGCCCGATCAGCCTGCATCTCGCGCTGGCCGACCCGTCCGCCACGGTCTGGGCCGTCGACGTCAACGAGCGAGCCCTCGACCTGGTGCGGATGAACGCCGCCAACCTCGGGCTCACCAACATCAACGCCGTCCTGCCCGCGGATGTTCCCGACACTGTCGCTTTCGCCGGCATCTGGTCGAACCCGCCCATCCGGGTCGGCAAGGCCGAGCTGCACTCGATGCTCGAGCACTGGCTGCCGCGCCTGACGCCCGGCACGGATGCCTGGCTTGTCGTGCAGCGGAACCTCGGCTCAGACTCGCTGCAGCGCTGGCTCGCGGAGGAGTTCCCCGGCCAGCCCGGCGCCCTGGAAGTCTCCCGCTATGCGACCGATAAGGGTTTCCGCATCCTGCAGGCCCACAAACCCGAGTAA
- the hflX gene encoding GTPase HflX, whose amino-acid sequence MTESTAPHDDDDVVARVLASAESRSSGYSLFASGSAQALQARPADGGFDGGDHDGEQTEREDRNALRRVGGLSTELQDVTEVEYRQLRLENVVLIGVYSARSLLDAENSMRELAALAETAGATVLDGLLQRRATPDPSTYLGKGKALELASIVAALGADTVIADSELAPSQRRALEDVVKVKVIDRTAVILDIFSQHAKSREGKAQVELAQLAYLLPRLRGWGDSMSRQAGGQVGGTGAGMGSRGPGETKIELDRRRIHTRMSRLRKQMIEMKPAREAKRANRKRNAVPSVAIVGYTNAGKSSLLNRITKAGVLVENSLFATLDATVRKSSTADGRLYTFTDTVGFVRNLPHQLVEAFRSTLEEVADSDVIIHVVDASHPDPASQLATVREVIGEVGASAIPELVVFNKSDLVSDDDRLVLRGLSPQAIFVSARSGEGIEAVLTAIETMLPRPEIRLDLLIPYDRGDLIPILHGQGKVLALDYAETGTLVTALVSAGIEAQFTPFVVAPAIAS is encoded by the coding sequence ATGACTGAATCAACCGCTCCACACGACGATGACGATGTAGTTGCGCGCGTGCTGGCCAGCGCCGAGAGCCGTTCGTCCGGCTACTCCCTCTTCGCCAGCGGATCGGCGCAGGCACTGCAGGCCCGCCCGGCCGACGGCGGCTTCGACGGCGGCGACCACGACGGCGAACAGACCGAGCGTGAAGACCGCAACGCCCTGCGCCGCGTCGGCGGACTCTCCACCGAACTCCAGGACGTCACCGAGGTCGAATACCGCCAGCTGCGCCTCGAAAACGTGGTGCTGATCGGCGTGTACTCCGCCCGCAGCCTGCTCGACGCCGAGAACTCCATGCGCGAACTCGCCGCCCTGGCCGAAACCGCCGGTGCCACCGTGCTCGACGGCCTGCTGCAGCGCCGCGCCACCCCAGACCCGAGCACCTATCTCGGAAAGGGCAAGGCCCTCGAACTGGCCTCCATCGTGGCGGCGCTCGGCGCCGACACCGTGATCGCCGACTCCGAACTCGCGCCCAGCCAGCGGCGTGCCCTCGAAGACGTCGTCAAGGTGAAGGTCATCGACCGCACCGCCGTGATCCTCGACATCTTCAGCCAGCACGCCAAGAGCCGGGAGGGCAAGGCGCAGGTCGAACTTGCCCAGCTCGCCTACCTGCTTCCCCGCCTGCGCGGCTGGGGCGACTCGATGTCCCGCCAGGCCGGTGGCCAGGTCGGTGGCACCGGAGCCGGCATGGGCTCGCGTGGACCCGGTGAGACGAAGATCGAACTCGACCGCCGGCGCATCCACACCCGGATGTCGCGCCTGCGTAAGCAGATGATCGAGATGAAGCCCGCCCGCGAGGCCAAGCGCGCCAACCGCAAGCGCAACGCGGTGCCGTCTGTGGCCATCGTCGGGTACACCAACGCCGGCAAGTCCAGCCTGCTCAACCGCATCACCAAGGCCGGCGTGCTGGTGGAGAACTCCCTGTTCGCCACCCTGGACGCCACCGTGCGCAAGTCCAGCACCGCCGACGGCCGGCTGTACACCTTCACCGACACCGTCGGTTTTGTGCGCAACCTGCCGCACCAGTTGGTGGAGGCGTTCCGCTCCACCCTCGAGGAGGTCGCGGACTCCGACGTCATCATCCACGTCGTGGACGCGTCACATCCCGACCCGGCCAGCCAGCTGGCCACGGTGCGCGAGGTCATCGGCGAGGTCGGCGCCAGCGCCATCCCCGAGCTGGTCGTGTTCAACAAGAGCGACCTGGTCAGCGACGACGACCGCCTCGTGCTGCGCGGGCTCTCCCCGCAGGCGATCTTCGTGTCGGCGCGCTCCGGCGAAGGCATCGAGGCCGTGCTCACGGCCATCGAGACCATGCTGCCCCGCCCGGAAATCAGGCTGGACCTGCTCATCCCGTATGACCGCGGCGACCTCATCCCGATCCTGCACGGCCAGGGCAAGGTGCTGGCCCTGGACTACGCCGAGACCGGCACCCTCGTGACCGCGCTCGTGTCCGCCGGCATCGAGGCGCAGTTCACCCCGTTCGTGGTGGCCCCCGCCATCGCCAGCTGA